In Pararhizobium sp. A13, the genomic stretch GGAGTTACTGCAGAAACAGAAAAAACAGCGGGGTTACGATCAGTGCCGGTCGCGGGTTCTTCTCCGCGTCGAACTTCGTTTGAGAATCAGCAGGTTGCGCTTCGCCAGCGAGGGGCCAACCTTCGGTGCTGATTCACACCACATCTGCCTTGGTGCACTTTTTTACATGCTGGTTCGAAAACGCACGGCTCAATACGTCACAGCTTCCCCATAGCGGTCGCCGCCCAGCGGCGACCGGATTTTAAAGCCGGATATCCCAAAGGGAAAGTCTGGCTTCCAGGAGCACGTCCTCAATCTCCGGAAGGCCAATATCGCGACGCATGCGATTTGACAGGTGCGAGACCTGGTTCGTTTGACGACGCCTCAGGGCGGCCCGAAGCAACGCAACCACGGTCTTCCAGACGCCGAATTTCAGGTACAGCTCATCCACAGCTGCCGTCAGGGTATCAACAACTAAAAATTGGGTTTCGCTCATGATTTTCTATCCCGGCGCTATCACGCAACCAGGTCCTCTCGAAGGTCAAAAAAGACGTGCGAATGCAGATGCTGAAACGAGAACAGTCGTTTCGTCAGCCGGTCACGTCAGGTCAGTTGGGGAAATGCCAAGTGGCAAACGGGCTTAAAAGCCTCGGGAGCAAGATCGGCTTGGGGTAGATGCGCGACGCATCGAAACCATGAGAGCCGGTCCGTCAGAGAGGCGCACAAACACTCGAATAGATATCATCTCATGCCCTCCTCTGCTTTAAATTGCGAGCAAGACCAAGATACATGAGGTTGCTTGATCGGCAAGTACAGAATTTCTGCTTGTAGAAACCTCACAGGATCCGTTGCAGCAATGCAACACTAACCCCGATGATGCTCGCTCCCCCTTAAGCCGCCACTCTGTTTCAGCGCGCTGCGCCGTAGCTCGGCTTGTTGCCGTCGGCTGTCGAACACTTGAGCTTGTTCGGCTCACTCCGTTGCTTGTTGCATAGCGCTCTGGCCAAATGTGGCGGACACATCGCTGACGCTCGGCGATGTCGGTGGCCGCGGTGATCCTTGTTGTCGAAACCATCGTGACCGGCGGGCATGTGATCCTTGCCGGCCGAGCCGCAAACTCTTGCGCACCCCTCCGCTGGCGTCATCCATGTCACAGCCGCCTCGAGGCTTCCGTGGTGCCCTGATCCTGGCTCTGCATCCCATGCGAAATTCGTGAACAGAAAACCAGCGTTCCCAGGGGGGAACGCTGGTTCTGATGCCGACGCATTGAAGAACAAAGCGTCGATTGGTGAGGCTTTGTTGGGGGAAGAAAGGCCTCAACCTTCCTAAAAGACACCGAGACCAATTTGGTTCCACCATGTCCTAGCCGGCATCGTTGTACCGGGCATTGAAAATCCGGGAGGAAATCATGAAGAAACTGATCAGACCTCCCGTATCCCTGTTCTTGTCGCTCGGCGGGGTGGCGACCACGCAGACAGCGACGGTCGTCGTTCCGGCGAGGTCAGGACCTATGCAGTTCAGGAGGACGGAAGATGACAGTGGCTCGGCATGCAAACTGCCGGGAGCTTTCGACATCGACTGGCGGCGCCATGCCGGAGCCGGTACGATCTTCCTCAATCTCATCCACGACGTCGACAACTGCGCGTGACCGATGGATATGCGCGGCGACACAATCGCCAAGGACGGCACGAGATGCTCCCGCTACCAAAGGGGCCTTTGCCGTTGCCGTGCACTTCGTGGCTGCGGAGAAGGGTTAGACTGCTAGATAAGCCGAAATGACTGCCGCAATCTGATCCGAATTCAGAGCCGCCATCTGGGAGTCTATCAAAGCGTCCAGTTGTTTGCTGGACAGGCTCGCGATGTCTCCCGTTGACAGCCCCGCTACACCAGTTGAGCTAAGAGACGCAACATCGTCCGTTGAGAAGGTTGCCAGATCGTCCGTGGTCAGTGCCGCTATTTGCGCTGAAGTCAGGGCACTGACTTGGGCTGATGTCAGAGCCTCAGCCTGCTCCGTCGTCAAGGCGGCAACGACCCTGGTGCTCAATCCCGAGACCGCACTCGAGCTCAAGGCGACGATATGATCGGTGGAAAACTGGGCGATGTCGTCTGTGCCGAGCGCTGCCGCCTGCATTGCGTTCAGAGCGCTGACCTGCGACGTGGACAACGCCGCAATTTGGCCAGTGCTCATCGCCGCCACCTGGTTGTATCCCAGCGAACCAATCTGACTTTTGCTCAAACCGGCAATCTCGTCAGGGGAAAGGGCCGCTATAACATCCGTGGATAGTCCCTTAATGGCATCCAAGCCGATCAACGCGAGTTCGTCGGTTGAGAACGTTTCCAGATCCCCCGTGGTCAGGCCCGCGAGCCCATCCGCACTCAAAGCGGCAATCTGGCCGGTGGAAAGCGCTTCGATCTGCTCGGTACTCAAGGCGCTAACCTGATCGCTGCTTAGGCCCGCAATGCCCTTCGTGCTCAAGGCGGCAATCTCGGCAGTGGAGAACGCAGCGACAAAGTCCGTGGACAATCCGGAAATGCCATCCGAGCTGATTGCCGCAAGTTCCTCGGTCGAGAATGTTTCCAGATCTTCCGTGGTTAGGCCAGCGAATGCATCCGCACTCAAAGCGGTAATCTGGCCGGTGGACAGCGCTTCGATCTGCTCGGGACTCAAGGCACTGACCTGATCGCTGCTCAGGCCCGCAATGCCGGCCGGGCTCACGGCGGCGATCTGGTCGATCGAGAGAGCCGCTACCTCGTCAGTACCCAGGGCTGTAACCTGTTTGGAGCTGAGAGCGCTGACCTGCTTGGTAGACAAGGCTTCAATCTGGTCGGTGCTCAACGCATGGATCTGGCCAGTGGAAAGGCCTGCAATGCCTGCCGTGCTCAAGGCGGCAATCTGGTCCGTCGAAAAGGCAGCTATCGTGTCTGTGGACAACCCCGAGACGGCACTCGAGCTGATCGCCGCGATATGGGCGGTCGAGAAGGCTTGCAGATCGTCGGTACCGAGCACAGCAATCTGCTTCCAACTCAGCGCAGCAACCTGCTCGGTCGACAAGGCCTCAATCTGGTCGGTGCTCAACGTATTGATCTGGCCGGTGGAAAGGCCCGCGATGCCAGCCGTGCTCAACGCGGCAATCTGGTCCGCCGAAAAGGCGGCTATCGTGTCCGTGGACAATCCCGAGACGGCACTGGAGCTGATCGCCGCGATATGGGCGGTCGAGAAGGTTTCCAGATCGTCCGTACTGAGCGCCGCAATCTGCGTCGAGCTCAGCGCAGCAACCTGATCGGTGGACAAGGCCTCAACCTGGTCGTTGCTCAACGCATTGATCTGGCCGGTGGAAAGGCCCGCGATGCCAGCCGTGCTCAAGGCGGCAATCTGGTCCATCGAGAGAGTCGGTATGTTGTCAGTGCCCAGGGTTGCAATCTGTTTGGAGCTGAGAGCACTGAACTGCCAGGTCGACAAGGCCTCAATCTGGTCGGTGCTCAACGTATTGATCTGGTCGGTGGAAAGGCCCGCGATGCCAGCCGTGCTCAAGGCGGCAATCTGATCCGCCGAAAACGCCGCTATCGCGCCCGTGGACAATCCCGATACGGCACTCGAACCGATCGCAGCGATATCGGCGGTTGAGAAAGTCTCCAGATCGTCCGTGCCCAGGGCTGCAATCTGCGTCGAACTCAGCATTGCAATCTGGGCAGCGGTCAAGGCCTCAACCTGGTCAGTGCTCAAAGCAACGATATTTGTGGTGCTCAGGCCCTTGATGCCAGCCGTGCCCAAGGCAGCAATCTGGTCGGTCGAGAGGGCCGCCATGTCTTCGGTATCCAAGGCTGCAACTTGTTTGGAGCTGAGAGCGCTGACCTGGGCAGCGGTCAAGGCCTCAATCTGGTCAGTGCTCAACGTATCGATCTGGTCGCTGGAAAGGTCCGCAATGCCGGCTGTGCTCAACGCGGCAATCTGGTCAGCGGAAAGGGCGGCGATGAGGTCTGTCGACAATCCCGATATAGCGCTCGCGCTGATCGCCGCGATGTCGTTGGTAGAGAGGGCCTCGAAGTCGTCCGTTCCCAGGACCGCGACCTGTGTCGAGCTGAGAGCGCCGACCTGGGCAGTTGTCAAGGCCTCAAGCTGGTCGCTGTTCAAAGTAACGATCTGTGTAGTGCTCAGTCCCGCAATGCCAACCGTGCTCAGGGCCGCGATCTGGTCGATCGAGAGAACCGCTATGCCGTCAGTACCCAGGGCTGCAATCTGTTTGGAGGTGAGAGCGCTGACCTGCCTGGTAGACAAGGCCTCAATCTGGTCGGTGCTCAACGCGTTGATCTGGCCAGTGGAAAGGCCTGCAATGCCTGCCGTGCTCAAGGCAGGGATCTGGTCCGTCGAAAAGGCGGCTAGGGTGTCTGTGGACAATCCCGAGACGGCACTCGAGCTGATCGCCGCGATATCGGCGGTTGAGAAAGTTGCTATGTCATCCGTGTTCAAGGCAGCGACTTGCTTTGAACTGAGGGCGCCGATCTGAGCAGTGGTCAAGGCCTCAACCTGCACAGAGCTCAACGTGACGATATCTGTGGTGCTCAGCCCCGCAATGCCAGCCGTGCTCAAGGCGGCAATCCGATCGGTCGAGAGTACCGCTACATCGTTCGTGCTCAAGGCAGCGACTTGTTTGGAGCTGAGAGCGCCGATCTGGTCAGCGGTCAAGGCCGCAACCTGGTCGGTGCTCAACGCATCGATCTGCTTGGTGCTTAGTCCCGCAATGCCAGCCGTGCTCAGGGCGGCAATCTGGTCGGTCGAGAGAGCTGCTATTACATCTGTGGACAGTCCATATATGACATCCGCGCTGATCGCCGCAATGTCCTTGGTCGAAAAGGCCTCTATATCGTCTGTATCAAGCACTTTAATTTGTTGGGAGCTGAGAACGCTGATCTGCTTGGTTGATAGGGCCTCAATCTGCTCGGTGCTTAGGACGTCGATCTGCTTCGTGCTCAGTCCGGCAATGCCAGCCGCGCTCAAGGCGGCAAGCTGGTCGGTCGAGAGAGCTGCTACAACAGCTGTGGACAGGCCCGACATGGCGCTCGAGCTGATCGCCGCCATGTCCTTGGTCGAGAAGGTTGCTATGTCATCCACTTCCAGGGCAGCGATCTGTGTCGAGCCGAGAGCGCCGACCTGGACGGTTGTCAGGGCCTCAACCTGGTCGGTGCTTAGAGCAACGATCTGTTTGGTGTTCAGTCCCGCAATGCCAGCCGCGCCCAAGGCGGCAATCTGATTGGTCGAGAAGGCCGCTAAATCGCTCGTGCCCAAAGCTGCGACCTGCGCCGAACTCAACACTGCAACCTGCTTGGTGCTCAAAACGGCGATCTGGCTGGTGCTGAGGGCGTCGATCTGGTCGGTGCTTAGTCCGGCAATGCCAGCCGTGCTCAGGGCGGCAATCTGGTCGGTCGAGAGGGCTGCTACAACAGCTGTGGACAGGCCCGACATGGCACTCAAGCTGATCGCCGCGATGTCCTTGGTCGAGAAAATTGCTATGTCGTCCGCTCCCAGGGCAGCGACCTGTGTCGAGCCGAGAGCGCCGACCTGGGCAGTGGTCAAGGCCTCAATCTGGGCGGTGCTTAGAGCAACAATCTGTTTGGTGCTCAGTCCCGCAATGCCAGCCGCGCTCAGGGCGGCGATCTGCTCGGTCGAGAAGGCCCCTAAATCGTTTGTCTCCAAGGCTGCGACTTGCGCCGAACTTAGCACTGCAACCTGCTTGGTGCTCAAAACGGCGATCTGGCTAGTGCTCAGGGCGTCGATCTGGTCGGTGCTCAGTCCGGCAATGCCAGCCGTGCTCAAGACGGCGATCGTGTCGGAGGACAATGCAGCAACATTGTCTGTGCTCAAGGCAGCAACTTGCGTCGAACTCAGTACTGCAATCTGTTTGGTGCTCACAACGACGATCTGCTCAGTGCTCAGGGCGTCGATCTGGTCGGTGCTCAGACCCGCAATGCCAGTCGTGCTCAGGGCGGCAATCTGATCCGTCGAAAGCGCGGCTATCGTGTCTATCGACAATCCCGATATGGCACGCAAGCTGATCGCCGCGATATCATCGGTCGAGAAAGTTGCTATATCGTCCGCATCCAGGGCCGCAAGCTGTGTAGAGCTGAGAACACCAATCTGTGCAGAGGACAAGGTTTTAACCTGGTCGGTGGACAAGGCTTCAATCTGATCGGTGCTCAGGCTCTTAGCGGCCTTCGTGCTCAGGGCGGCAACCTGGTCGGTGGAAAGGGCCGCGATGACGTCTATCGACAATCCCGATATGGCACTGGAGCTGATCGCCGCGATATCATCGGTCGAGAAAATTGCTATATCGTCCGCATCCAGGGCCGCAAGCTGTGTAGAACCGAGAACAGCAACCTGTGCAGAGGACAAGGCTTCGACCTGGTCGGTGGATAACGATTCAATTTGATCGGTGCTCAGGCTCGTAACGGCCTTCGCGCTCAGGGCGGCAACCTGATCGGTGGACAAGACGGCGACATTGTCCGGGCTCAAGGCAGTGATTTGCGTCGAGCCCAACATCTTGATCTGTGCAACGGAAAATGCCGCAGTCTGGTCGGTGGACAAGGCGCTGATCTGCGTGGTCGTCAGGCTCGCGACCGCGCTGATGCTAAATGCAGCAATCTGGTCAGTGGAAAGGGACGTGATAACATCCGTGGTCAAGCCTGCTATGGCTTTATTACTGATCGCTGCAATATCGGCGGTCGAAAATGTCGCTATGGCGTCCGCCCCCAGGGCCACAAGCTGCGTCGAGCTCAGCGACTTCACCTGTAAGGTGGATAGCGCCGCAGCCTGGCCGGTCGACAAGGCAGCGATCTGTGCGGTCGTCAAACTCACGACCGCACTCGTGCTCAAGGCAGTAATGTGATCGGAGGAAAGCGCGGCGATAACGCCCGTGGTCAAGCCCGCTATGGCTTTACTACTGATCGCTGAGATATCGGCGGTCGAAAATGTCGCTATGTCGTCCGTCCCCAGGGCCGCAAGCTGTCGCGCGCTCAGCGATTTCACCTGTGAGACGGATAGTGCCTCGGCCTGGTCGGTCGACAAGGCACCGATCTGACTAGAAGTCAGGCCTGCGACGCCATTCGTACTCAGGGCGGCAACCTGATCGGTGGACAAGGCCGCAATCTTGTCCGTGCTCAATGTAGCGACTTGCGTCGAACTCAACGTCTTGACCTTTGCCACCGAAAATGCCGCGATGTGGTCGGTGGACAACGCGCCGATCTGTGCGGTCGTCAGGCTCGCGACCGCACTCGTGCTCAAGGCAGTGATCTGTTCAGTCGAAAGCGCCGCCATAACGCCCGTGGTCAAGCCCGCTATGGCTTTATTACTGATCGCTGCGATATCGGCGGTCGAAAATGTCGCTATGGCGTCTGTCCCCAGGGCCGCAAGCTGTCGCGCGCTCAGCGACTTCACCTGTGAGACGGATAGTGCCTCGGCCTGGTCGGTCGACAAGGCACCGATCTGACTAGAAGTCAGGCCTGCGACGCCCTTCGTGCTCAGGGCGGCAATCTGATCGGTGGACAATACCGCAATCTTGTCCGTGCTCAAGGCAGCGACTTGCGTCGAACCCAACATCCTGACCTGTGTAACGGAAAATGCCGCGATCTGGTCGGTGGACAAGGCGCCGATCTGTACGGTCGTCAGGCTCGCGACAGCACTTGTGCCAAAGGCGGTGATCTGTTCAGTGGAAAGCGCCGCCATAACGCCCGTGGTCAGGCCCGATACGGCTTTATTGCTGATCGCTGCAATATCGGCGGTCGAAAATGTCGCTATGTCGTCCGTCCCCAGGGCCGCAAGCTGTCGCGAGCCCAGCGACTTCACCTGTAAGATGGATAGTGCCTCAGCCTGGTCGGTGGACAAGGCGCCGATCTGTGCGGTCGTCAGGTTCGCGACCGCACTCGTGCTAAAGGCGGCAATCTGGTCAGTGGAAAGGGACGCGATAACATCGGTGGTCAGGCCCGATACGCCTCTCCCGCTGATAGCCGCGATATCAGCGGTTGAGAAGGTTGCCAGGTCATCCGTGCTTAGGGCCGCAAGTTGCGACGCGCTAAGGGCGCTTACTTGCGAGGAGATCAAGGCTTCCGCCTGATCTGTCGTCAAAGCTCCAATCTGCGTCGTGGTGAGTGCTGCAACCTGACTCGAGCCCAAACTTTCGACGTCATATTTATCCAGAATAGCCAATTGATCCAGAGTCAAACCAACGATGGCGCTTTGCGAAATGGCGCTTAGCTGCCGGGTGCTGAGGGCTTCAACATCCTCCGTGTCCAAAGCGGCGACTTGAGCTGAAGAAAGCGCTTTGATCTGATTTGTAGAAAGGGACGCCACCTCGTCCGTAGTCCAGGTAGCGACTGCCGCAGTTGAAAGAGACCTGATCTGATTGGCGCTTAGGGAAGAGATGATCGAGGTCATGAGTGAAAGCCCTTGATGTAAGCCGATTGTCTAATCAATTTAATTTACCGACAGTCGCCCTGTAGAAGATGGAACCTTCCATGCAAGAACCTGCAGCGCATCCACGGTCGGTGGCGGGCGTTGCCTGTCTGACCAGACGCTGACATTGCTACCGGTCATTCGAGCCCACCACCTCACTGGAAAGTGATTATAGGCGAATTGGCTTGCCTGAACCTGAAGTTGTGACGTGCTCACCCTCATTTGGAACTGGAATTTTCCACTCATGATCTTGCGGGGGAACAAGGAGCTCGATCAGGCACTGGCGTTTTTCGAGGCGCAAATTGCCTTTGAAGTGGACGGAGGATGCCGCACCGATCGCGGAGGTCTGCCGCAAGGTGAGATGAATCAGAGCGGACGGTTGCCCCCTCAAGGTCCCTCAATTTCGACACGCACAGTGTAGGGTTTGCTTTCACCCAGATGGAAAAATCGCGGTTCACCAAAAGTCATTGTCCAAGCCCCGTATATCGCGGAAAGCCTGTGAGTACCGAGAGCGGTGCAATGCGCTGCCCCAGGGCGCCGGCAGCTTTGACAGCCACAGGCGTGATCAGGGACATCAGCCAACCGCGTGAACGCCTTTTCACGCGACAGGCCT encodes the following:
- a CDS encoding DUF1127 domain-containing protein is translated as MSETQFLVVDTLTAAVDELYLKFGVWKTVVALLRAALRRRQTNQVSHLSNRMRRDIGLPEIEDVLLEARLSLWDIRL